The following DNA comes from Kiritimatiellales bacterium.
CCCGCAATGTAATCAAATCATTTCGAGCCGCCGGCAAAACTGCCGCCGTCGCCGCCGCAAAAAATATTTCGCCGCGCGCCGTAAAAATTTCGGACATCTCTTAATTGGCCACGAAAAACACAAAAAGGCACAAAAATTAAATCTCAGAATAAAATTTTTGACAGGATAACAGGATGAGTAGCGTGGATTTTTCATCTGTGCCATCTGTGTTTATCTGCGGATAAAAAATCCTTGGCGTCTTGGCGGTTAAAACATGAAAAAGAAATGGAACCACAGAGTTCACAGAGATTCAGAGAATCTTTCCTCCGTGCCTCAGTGATCTCTGTGGGTAAAAAATCCTTGGCGTCTTGGCGGTTAAATCAGAAAAGGGAATAGGCATTAGGCACGAGGCATTAGGGAAGAAAGGAACAAAGGCACAGAGGCACAAAGAGACTGCGTCAGGTAGCGTTCAGACGAGGATTCAGAGAATCTTTCCTCCGTGTCTCAGTGATCTCTGTGGTTAAAAAATTCTCGGCATCTTGGTGGTTAAATCAAAAGGAAGATATGAAATCATTACTTACTGCTCTCATGCTTGTTGTCGCCGGAAATGTTCATTCCGATTATGCGGAGATGAATGAAAAAATTCTTGAGCTCGGCTCGCTGACAAATGCGCCGGCGGTACAGGACGCCGGAAAAACTTCCGGCGCGATGAAAGCGATTTTTTTCGATTCGCTGCCGCTGAACGGAAAACCGACCAAAGTGTTCGCGTGGATTGGCGTGCCGGAAGTTTCCGCCGGAAAAAAAGTTCCCGGCGTTGTGCTTTTACACGGCGGCGGCGGAACGGCGTTTAAAGAATGGGTTGAGTTGTGGAACAGTCACGGTTTTGCGGCGATTGCGATTGCCACCGAAGGCCAGACGGATGAACGCGATGAAGAAAATTCACGGCCGTGGAAACGGCACGAATGGAGCGGACCGGCTAAAAAACAAACGTATGCCGACACAAATCTGCCGCTGGAAGAGCAGTGGACGTATCACGCGTCCGCCGCCACTATTCTCGCCAATTCACTGCTGCGCTCACTGCCGGAAGTTGACGAAAATAAAATTGGATTAATGGGAATTTCGTGGGGTGGAATTTTAACCAGCACCGTGATGGGCATTGATGCGCGGTTTGCATTTGTGATCCCGGTGTACGGTTGTGGACATCTGTTCGACAGCGAAAATCAATACGGCGATGCGACGCGCGATAATGAAATTTATAAAAATGTCTGGGACCCGATGGTGCGGATGGCGCGCGCAAAAATGCCGGCGCTCTGGCTGTCGTGGCCGCAGGACACGGCATTTTCGCTGGAAAGTCAGGCGAAAAGTTATCGCGCGATGAGTGGTGACTATATGGTGTCGTTGATTCCGCGCATGCAGCACGGCCACGCGTCGGCGTGGAAAAAGCCGGACAGCTATGCCTTTGCAAAAAGCGTGGTGGAAACCGGACGCCCGTGGGGAGAAATGATTCGCGGCGGCATAAACGGAAACCGCGCTGAAGCGGAATTCCGTTCTGATATTGCGCCGGAAAAAGCATTATTGGTTTCAACAACCGGCACCGGATTTACCGGCACCCGCAAATGGATTGAAACACCGGCGGAATTCAAACAGAAAAACGGTCACTGGGTTGCTACGGCTACGCTGCCTGAAAAAACCACCGCGTGGTTTATTAATCTCACCTGTGACAGTTTAACGCTTAGTTCGGAATTTCAAACGATCGATTAATTGATTCGGCGTGCGCCGGTTTTTTGCAAATTCTCCTTGATCGAGCCGCGCGCCGGTTTCAATTTCTCCATCAGCAATCATTTGATGGATTGCTATTTTGCTCTTACCGGCTCAGCTATCGGTACGCGTGAGATATCCTGCAGCGATTTGCAGCGTTACTGTACAGCTCCGTCCGATTTTTTGCCAGTAATTCCCAGACGGCTGGGCGTTGAAAAACAATATGGATCAACGGCACCGGTGCGCGATTGCAGAGAATAAATTAAACAGAAAACGCTCTATAGTATTAAGAATATTAGCATATTGTTGTTATTTGTGACATCGTCGCTCATGAAAGCCTATACGATGGATTTATGAGAACCGATCGTAGCCTTTGTCAAAAACGGCGGATCGGAAGTTGGAGTAGCAAAACGGTTTCATGTCGGGCGGCGTGCTGTCTATCTCTATCTCCAGGCCGATGCCGCCGGAACGCTCGAGCCCAGGCAGAGCTGGGGACATTGGCGTACGCTTGATCCGGCCGCGCTCCGGGGTGAGGTGGAAAGGGATCCCGACGCCACACTGGATGAGCCCGGAGAACGTCTTGGGGCCCATTCTGCAACCGTCTGGCATGGACTGAAAAGGCAGAACCTCACATTAACAACATCGTCTGTACCGGCCCTGCACCCGTTCGCCGCGGGGTCAATGGGTCTATACGGATGTTGCGGATGGACGGTGTGGACGAACGAACCAGTATCATCTCCGCATCCTGTCTGCGCCGGACAGTATTCTTGTCCGGCGCATTTCTTTTGCTATTCTGCCGGTATGACAAAAACGAAGGAAATAATCTGGTCGTGCGGCGGATGTGAAATCCAGTTTTCCGGTATGCCGCTGATTATGGGAATTCTGAATGTGACACCGGATTCGTTTTCAGACGGCGGACGCTGGTTTGATTCCGGCGCGGCAGTAAAACGCGGAATTGAAATGGCGGAGCAGGGCGCACAAATTATTGATGTCGGCGGCGAGTCGACGCGCCCCGGTTCGCAGTTTGTCGGCGCGGCTGAAGAAATCCGGCGCACAGTGCCGGTGATTCGCGAGCTGCGCAAGCAGCTGCCGGAAATTTTGATTTCGGTGGATACGTGGCGGACAGAAACGGCGCGTGCGGCCGTTGCGGCCGGTGCAAATATAATTAACGATATCGCCGGTTTGCGCGGCCTCGGCATGGCGGAGCTCGCCGCCGACACCGGCGCC
Coding sequences within:
- a CDS encoding acetylxylan esterase encodes the protein MKSLLTALMLVVAGNVHSDYAEMNEKILELGSLTNAPAVQDAGKTSGAMKAIFFDSLPLNGKPTKVFAWIGVPEVSAGKKVPGVVLLHGGGGTAFKEWVELWNSHGFAAIAIATEGQTDERDEENSRPWKRHEWSGPAKKQTYADTNLPLEEQWTYHASAATILANSLLRSLPEVDENKIGLMGISWGGILTSTVMGIDARFAFVIPVYGCGHLFDSENQYGDATRDNEIYKNVWDPMVRMARAKMPALWLSWPQDTAFSLESQAKSYRAMSGDYMVSLIPRMQHGHASAWKKPDSYAFAKSVVETGRPWGEMIRGGINGNRAEAEFRSDIAPEKALLVSTTGTGFTGTRKWIETPAEFKQKNGHWVATATLPEKTTAWFINLTCDSLTLSSEFQTID